AAATTGTGATCAAAGAATCACACACATTGGTGATTCTTGAGCAGTTAATGAATATGACAAGGTCCTTGGCAAGACCAGACATCTGAATGAACAAAAGGGGAATAAAAGATAACATGTTCAAAGAACAGAGGTGCAGTGATGATAGATGAGTCATTAACATAGAATTTGAAACCATCCAGGATGAATGCAGAGCTTAGAGTATAGAGAAACATTGTGGGCCAGATGccaaaatatttgatgaataagaAGTAAGCAAGAGACTGGTAAATGACAGCAACAAGGATGAGAAACACAGCGGCACAGTTGAATGATACATGCCTCGAATAACAAATCTTTCAAAAGGTTGGGAGCATAATACTCTAGTTTTTCCTAGTCCAGTGTCTTCTTCCTACCTGCCTGAGACCAATCTCCCCATACCAACTGtgatataattttgatatatAAATGTCAAAGAAGTTACTATATACTATAAAAAGGGGGGAAAGAGGTACCATCTTATCACATTAATCAACTATTATCCCCAAATAGTCAATACATTACTGACAAAGTTCCTGCCAatggaggaaagggaggaggatgTACGCTTCTACAAAAGGTTTGAATTTTTGATCCATTTAACTATCCATGATTTTAGCTTCCACCATGACATGAGCCAAGAACTGTGCCACATTCCAGAGATTAAAACACTAAACAACATAGACGCTGCTTTGCCAGATCACACTGTAGTGGGGATAAGAGTTGAAAAAGCAAAGTAGTACAAGTGCTACAATTATAGATGTAAATATCTCCAAAATGGACTCAAAGTAAGTTTCCATTTCAGTCAGTTTCAGTCTATTTCCCAAGATGATCTCAGAAATTCTGTACTACTCCTATATAAACTCCTATGCTACATTTTCACCCTAGTATTAATCTCAGGCACCTATGTATCATTGTATGCCTTACTATAAATATCTGTATCTGTCTCCCAATTAAAGGACAGGAACcaagtcttatttttatttgcatctacagactagcatagtgcctggtttaaagtaggtgctcaataagtactgattaagaatgaatgaaagacaaATAAGTGAATGTTTTGCCTGTCATTCTATGAATTGAACTATGGCTTATTCATGACCTCAAGACTACAGCCTAAAGTGAGGCTCATATTCTTCCACAGTTTAACCTGTCATGGCTCCTACTCAGAGGGAGCTGAGCTAAGATTGAAAGAGCTAAGTTACCAGTATAGCTAACCCCTGTAAAAGAAGTAATATCTATACCAACATGTTCTCTCAAGTTTGTGGCTCACATATAACAATGGCCTGCTGACGCTATATGGTCATCTACTCACAAAGAATACAGAATAGAAATGGAATATTCATTTTACTAAACAGGACTCTAAACTAATAAGATCACAAGAATAGTCTCTTTAATTTTCTAAGGACAAAGTCCAGATCGAGAAAACAGGCTTGTCACAGACCTAAAAGTTTAGATTCCACAGCTGTCTTACAACAAAACAAGTTTCAGATGTCCCTGAAAAGTTAACATATGAATAGAAGACAACAGTGAATATAACATTAAACTATGGCCATAGAACCTGGGACTTTATACCTTGCTACACCAGGCCAGATAAAAAATATGGCATCTACATTGGATTTTCTAAGACAGAACTAATTTCAATTATGCTAGTGTATCAATTTAACTTATAAGAATCCCAAATTTGATTCGGAAAATTTTCTGCATAGATACATAGCATTACTGAATTTAATTCACATTACAAAAAAACACGTCCTATAATCCACTTCCTACAACATTCTCATAATTGTGCTTTTACTTGTCTAAATCTTTTACCAGACTATAAGCTACATGAAGACAACTCTTTACTTCCTATTTCACTGGTTAGGgaataaaaatgaactaaatgaataaattaattatagcaaattaaaataaagaaatccacTAAAAGCAATTTAAGCTATACCACCGTATCAGGGGAAACTATTTATTTGCATAATAGTAGTAAACCTTAGTATTAGCAAGAAGACTTATCTTATAAATACTGATGATTCTTTTGGAAAGTGCTGGGGGCTAGAGAGATTATAAAACCTATCAAGAGCAAAAAAAACAAGCCTCGATggtacacacctgcagtcccagctacgcaggaggactgcctgagcccaggagtctgagtccagcatgggcaacacagtaaaactctgtttcaaaataaataaataaaaataaaaaataattttaaagagtaaaaaaGCATTATCTAGCTTTTGAAATTGCTAAAAATACTACCTAAATTTGTAAACACATATGTTTCACCTTTAAACATAAATGACTAATCAGTTAAATACATTTATTGTCTAAGCCCAGTCTATGTCAAGGTTTTACGATAATTCATTTTACTTGTTCTACAACTAGCTTTTATAAGTTTGGAAGAATAGTCCTTGAGTTCTAGTGTTTCAAGTTTAGGTGAGCAATCCCAGATTTTCTGTCCATGCCACTTGATTTTATACACTTTAATCATGTAACTTTAATTTTTctagattaaatgaaatatatatatatatatagtttattcaCACACAATAGACTTCCCATGCTCTTATTCCTGTTAGCTGCCTGATCTAAACTTTCTCTGGTTCTGCTATACACAAAACACCACAACTACACACAGTACACTAATGGTTTCACATAAGAGTAGAatgtttcatgttttatttcCAAGACTCTGCCCTGATGGCGAACATTTTGATGGCTCCTTTACTTGTAGTAGAacatgaaaatatcttcaaagatcAGTACAGTAATTCATAAATTTGTCTTTTTAGGTGCAGACCCTTGCTTTATTGTCTGATTTGTTCACAGTTAAGCCCCATGCTCAGAGGACCAACAGGCCAGCTAAGGAGCAAAGGATGTGCCTCGAGACTTCCAGAGTCAAGGCTCTCCAGGGCTCCCCAGCCCACCATTCATTTTCTGTGTCCCCTGCCTGGGAGGCTAGCTGGGAGGGGGCTCCCTGAGGGGTGGGGATGGGCAACTACAGGGGATTTGAGTGTGGGACCCAGGGTCTGCTCTTCACAGTAGGAGGTGGAAGGGATGACTAAGTTCTTTATTACAGACCTACAAAAAATGAGAGAGTTATATATTATTCTCACTAGTTtgggcttcttttttctttttctttttacaaaacagcagcaagaaagagaaatgcaGGTGGCAGATGAGCCAGGCACGAGGCTTCAGATCGGAAGGGACCAGAGATGAGGACCAAGGTGTGGCTGCCTGACCAGGAGTGCTGTGCGCTGGCCTGGGCTCTCTCTATGCATCTTGAGAGAACTGCCACAGGCCCTAGAGGGAGGGGACGAAAGGCATGTGGGAGGGAAGAAGGCAGTCCCCGGATCAGCAGCAGCACCATCCTCTGATGGTCCCTGGGCAGTCCGCCAGCTCGGAAGCACTCATGGCTGCAGCCTGGGCCCCAGGGGCCAGACAGGAGGGAGGCAGCAGGAAGGGCCGAGTTCTACTGGGGTCCCATGGGGGCAAGGGAACCAGCACTTGTCCTTGCTTGTGAGCCAATCAGCTTCTTCAGGAAGGCCTCCAGCTGATCCTCATCTTTGATGCCCACAAACATGTCCATCACATCCCCATTCTTCATGGCCAGCACAGTGGGCACCGCCAACACCTCATACTCAATGGCGAGGTCTGTGTGGTCATCAGTATCCACCTTGGCCATCAGCACTTTCCTATGCTGCTTGACCACCATCTTCTCTAACCTCAGCCCCAGGATCTTGCAGGGTCCATCCACACCACTGTGCGTGGAAATTCACAAGCACTGGTGTCTCACTGTTGGTCTTGAAAGTCAGGTCCATCCTGACCATATTAATGGTCATCGAGGAGATGCTGGTGGTGTATATGGTCTGGGCTGAGTTGGGTGTTACAGCCAGGCCACCAGGACTGCACTGTGGGGTCTGCAGGGCTCCGGAAGTGAGAAGTAGCCACCGATCCtgagagggcttcctggagacAACCAAGGCCAGGAACCTCCTCAGGAAAAGTCACTGAGACATTTCCCTGCAGCGCGAGCAGAGGGATGCACAGCCCAGCCCTCCCTGCCTGACAAGGGCACTCCTGTCCTTTACTATCATTCCTTAAATGTAGATCAAAAGTTTTCCCTAAATACATTACcatatatttatttgctcaaTTGAGGATCATTTGCCACTTCTCTGTCCACACATTTTGTGAGCACTTTTTATGATTTATTCCCTCATCTTGCTGCTTCCTaagtgtgtattttttcttttaataaatataatagaagCATTGGATTATAAAGCTGGAAGAAGAGATCACAGTGTCATTATCCAATCCATCCCTCTTGATTTTATACCGTCACTTGGAGATATTAAAACATTTGTCCAAAGTGAGATATTAGAAAAAAGACAATCTAGATTTTTCTTACTCTCAAGTTTCTGATTTTACTACTAAATTACATCTGAACTTTTAAACATCCATGTTAAAGGACTCTAGGGGAATAAAACTGACATTTACTTAGtacataatagatgttggtgcTATATTTTACATGTTCTTTCCACTACCCTGTATAACTACAAAACTGAATAGCTTAGAGGACGCACacttaaattataaaagtaatattttaatgattttaaattactttgtttctttaaaagttacatTGTTTTCATCAGTACTTTGGCTTTCctcttttcaaaacaaaaaggctAAACTTTTAGTATATAGAAATcttaatttatgtaatttatgCCAGATGTTATAGTTTCTATAGTTTCTAAACAGTTGTCTTTGAAAagagtaaaatgaggataaaatgtGGAAAAGGTCCCTTGACCATCCAAGGTCATTTTCCCCCAAGGCTGGGAGATAAAAGACAATCCACACATACCATAACCAATCAGCTACCATTTATCAGAAATGCCACGGGTATCCCGAGTTCAGTAtgtccccaccccaacccccaatGTACTCCTGCCCTCTATATTCATTTCCTGACTCTATTACTGGTGTTACAACCCATCTACCACGGCATTGAAGCTAAAAACTTAATGTGTCATCCCCAATCATCCTTTTCCTCATTTCCCACATGCAATCAGTAAAATACATTCTGCTCCATTTTTCAGATTTCTCCCATTTCAGATCCTTTTCTCCATCCCTACCTCTACCACCTTGGTTCAGACCCTCAAAATCCCTCACCCAAATTATCACAGGAGTCTTATAATCGATCTTGCATCTATTCCACTTGCTCCATAATGATGTATCTTCACATCACCACCAAAGTAATCTCTTTTAAACCCAAATTGTATCACGTTTCTCTCTAATTTCCAAGTGTACAATGGCTCCCTAGTGtctaaaagataaaattcaaactctCTCCATTATGTGGCCCTCTGTCCATTTCTTCAGTTTCATCTATCATTATACAATGTCCCCTCTTCCTATCACCAACCCCACATTCCATCATTTAATCATAATGGGCAACTTACTTCCTTATCCTGAATATGTTACGGTTTCACTCCTCTGCATCTTCACTTATCAATGCTCTGTCTACTCAGAACACCCTTCCTCCTATAATCCATCTgatgaacatttatcattttcaaTGCTCAAGTCACGGTTCAACTCCTCTTTGAAGTCCTTTTTGAACCTCTTCCTCCCCATCCCAGTGGAAATGACCATTCTTTCCCTTGGTTCCCCAGCTGAACTTTAATGAAAGAATTTGTGGCAGgtttcatgtgtttgttgacATGTCTATCTTCCCCCTTCTGGAATATGGGCACCCTGAGCAGGTACTGTGTCCTATTCAATCTTTATTCCCATAGTCTTGTGTAGAGTCTGTCACATTTTAGGAGCTCAATTATGTGTactgaataaaggaatgaatgaagcaaTGAACAAAGAACTATACAGGACATTCTTGAAGGAATACATTTAAAAGTAAGATTAAATACCCAAAATGATAGTGACCTAAGCATATCTACCTTTCATAAATTTCACACTTTTCTATTTAACACAATGTTATTCACTAAGAATTTAGGATTTATTAATCTGAGGAAATTTGATCAACCACGTATACAAACATTTATCACCTAGATATAGAACTTCATAAGttgtactaatttttaaaaattaatttaatggaatgtcaAAATGAATTATGGTCAACTATTAATTATCTGACAGGATCTTAATAGCTATCTTGGCTTACCTAGGACCTTCTCACGTGCTGCTTCTGTCACTCAGCCATGGCTTACTTTTCTAAGCTGGCTTTCATGCCTCTAATTATCCTGCTGCTGGCAATGAAAAAGCAACAATCTGTCTACAGCCTAAGTGAAGGACACTGAGGAGGAGAATAAGAAAAATGGTTCCTGAACAAGAGATAATTTGATACAGTACACAATCTGCACAAACAGAATCACAGAATCATGGAACTGGATGAGATCATATGTATTTATCATCAAAATTGCATAActgattgttttgattttttttgtcttacaCCCAAGAAAGATTTCCCAAGTACCTCTGCATTCTACAGAATTGGAACAAATATCTGCTACTGATTTTCCTTTGATAATTGAAAGGTGCAAAGACCCAAGTAAGATATAAGAAATCACTATATTGTATTtaaatctacaaaaatttttCAATAGAAGAATATTCACTGAGAttactaaaaatcacaaaattttaaTTCTAGTACAGCCCCAAAAATAATCTAACTTTTTAGTTAATAAATTAAACACAAATTATTGAACTATAATAATTTGCTCACTAAGTTTATAAATGCTTATTCTGAGGAAATAAGTTAAttcttaaatgagaaaaaataaatccagCATTCCGTTCATCTACACACACTTGTAAGGATCCACAAATAACCAAGATGACAGAAAGATGGGTTGGCATTTTTATTAAATGCAAAAACAACTATGTTCTAAACCTGTGTTGTCCAATATACCAAACACTAATTAGCCACATGTAAGTTAAAGATTCAGTTTCTCAGTGATACTAGTCACATTTCCAGTGCTCAAGAGacatgtggctagtagctacAACGGTGGACAGCATAGGTGGACATCACTTCCATTATCACAGAATGTTTGATTGGACAGCGCTACTCTAATCATGGTG
This portion of the Pongo abelii isolate AG06213 chromosome 1, NHGRI_mPonAbe1-v2.0_pri, whole genome shotgun sequence genome encodes:
- the LOC100936700 gene encoding LOW QUALITY PROTEIN: thioredoxin, mitochondrial (The sequence of the model RefSeq protein was modified relative to this genomic sequence to represent the inferred CDS: inserted 2 bases in 1 codon; deleted 3 bases in 2 codons; substituted 1 base at 1 genomic stop codon), with the translated sequence MIVKDRSALVRQGGLGCASLCSRCREMSQXLFLRRFLALVVSRKPSQDRWLLLTSGALQTPQCSPGGLAVTPNSAQTIYTTSISSMTINMQDGPDFQDXNSETPVLVNFHAQWCGGPCKILGLRLEKMVVKQHRKVLMAKVDTDDHTDLAIEYEVLAVPTVLAMKNGDVMDMFVGIKDEDQLEAFLKKLIGSQARTSAGSLAPMGPQ